From the Acetobacter aceti genome, one window contains:
- a CDS encoding cytochrome P450 — translation MRPSRESHAPFNCVSVQLVDESVCRYSAGMAVLFSPPMPALPSDDITGLGVLFRLKRNGFGAFPERCFHEPVLSLRALGKPLVIAAGPEAIKAVLATEAASFQRLRMGRRVLSPIVGEGILVSEGDVWRRQRRAMAPAFTPRTVPTLARHIAACADTTLLRISIEKPVDVFALTQTLALDIAAMTMFSMTSETFGVTLRRMVTSFMSGIGQPRPADFLLPPSVPTLTDWRRKHFRRRWVTLIEAIIAERPQRGTQEEARDLFDLLMQAFGGEGGLAGQAVVDEVATMIVAGHETTATALFWAVWLLANTPEWQDAIAEEVRHIDLSPDHAAGALSHLPVTTSVVREALRLFPPAFMTGREAVSDGDLCGQAIPRGAMILLPFWMLHRNPALWKNPAAFDPGRFLNGKEPDRFTFLPFGAGPHVCIGAQLAMTEAVLVLARLVQLYRFKAADEKPVLPVGVLSTRPSRSVLFRFSPRWNCG, via the coding sequence TGAAAGCCATGCGCCTTTCAATTGCGTATCCGTACAACTGGTCGATGAGTCTGTTTGCCGCTATTCCGCAGGGATGGCTGTCCTGTTTTCTCCTCCCATGCCAGCGTTGCCGTCAGACGATATAACCGGTCTTGGCGTCTTGTTTCGTCTGAAGCGGAACGGGTTTGGAGCCTTTCCCGAGCGCTGTTTCCATGAGCCGGTTCTGTCGTTGCGCGCGTTGGGGAAGCCCTTGGTGATCGCAGCCGGACCTGAAGCCATTAAGGCGGTTCTCGCCACGGAGGCGGCCTCTTTCCAGCGTTTGCGGATGGGGCGGCGGGTGCTCAGTCCGATTGTGGGCGAAGGAATTCTCGTCAGTGAAGGAGATGTCTGGCGTCGTCAGAGGCGGGCGATGGCTCCGGCGTTCACGCCCAGAACAGTGCCGACGCTGGCCAGACATATAGCGGCTTGTGCGGATACAACGCTGCTCCGCATCAGCATAGAAAAGCCTGTCGATGTTTTTGCCCTGACCCAGACTCTCGCGCTCGATATTGCCGCGATGACAATGTTTTCTATGACCAGCGAGACGTTTGGCGTGACATTGCGGAGGATGGTGACATCCTTCATGTCCGGGATCGGCCAGCCTCGCCCGGCGGATTTCCTGTTGCCGCCGTCAGTGCCGACGCTGACTGACTGGCGACGGAAACACTTCCGGCGACGCTGGGTGACGCTTATTGAGGCGATTATTGCAGAGCGTCCGCAGAGAGGAACACAGGAGGAGGCCCGCGACCTTTTTGACCTTCTGATGCAGGCGTTTGGCGGGGAGGGAGGACTTGCCGGCCAGGCTGTGGTGGACGAGGTCGCCACGATGATTGTGGCTGGGCATGAGACCACGGCAACGGCTCTGTTCTGGGCTGTCTGGCTGCTGGCGAATACGCCGGAGTGGCAGGACGCCATAGCGGAGGAGGTGCGGCACATCGATCTGTCACCTGATCATGCGGCAGGCGCCTTGTCGCATCTGCCAGTCACGACTTCCGTGGTGCGGGAGGCGCTGAGGCTTTTTCCGCCAGCGTTCATGACCGGGCGTGAAGCGGTCAGCGATGGTGATCTTTGCGGACAGGCCATTCCACGAGGCGCCATGATCCTGCTGCCTTTCTGGATGCTGCATAGAAATCCGGCGCTCTGGAAAAATCCTGCGGCGTTCGATCCCGGTCGCTTCCTGAATGGAAAGGAACCGGATCGCTTTACATTTCTCCCGTTCGGCGCGGGGCCGCATGTCTGCATCGGGGCACAACTGGCCATGACAGAGGCGGTTCTGGTTCTGGCGCGGCTCGTTCAGCTTTATCGCTTTAAGGCGGCGGATGAAAAACCGGTTCTGCCGGTTGGTGTTCTTTCCACACGTCCGTCACGTTCCGTGCTGTTCCGATTTTCCCCGCGTTGGAACTGCGGCTGA
- a CDS encoding catalase translates to MPKDTSPTPSVDNGLHDHPPGAGHVKTKDTVAPGGELHQTIAHDGDHSDGVAHLTDNFGHRLSDNENSLKAGKRGPTLLEDFILREKIFHFDHERIPERIVHARGSGAHGVFECTKAIPELTKASIFQKVGTTCPVFTRISTVAGGAGSVDTPRDVRGFAVKFYTDSGNWDLVGNNIPVFFIQDAIKFPDLVHSVKMEADRGYPQAASAHDTFWDFVSLMPESLHTVMWAMSDRGIPRSLRMIEGFGVHTFRLVNEKGEGKFVKFHWKPVLGIESTTWDEAVKIAGANPDFHRQDLFESISQGDFPAWDLGVQVFDEAWAAKQPYDVLDATKLIPEEDIPVEIIGRMTLNRNVDNFFAETEQAAFMPTNIIPGIDFSNDPLLQGRLFSYLDTQKSRLGTTNFHQIPINAPKCPFSNFQRDGMMQTLVPVGRANYEPNSLAEAGETGGPRACPETGFRTFEENAEDNDPTRKVRVRPETFADHYSQPRMYYRSLTESEQAHTASAIVFELSKVQLPHVRERVVAQLRNVDESLAKRIATGLAIELPEKAKAAKPPVDLKISDALSIQKQAKNTLKGRQVGILFAEGSDLAEIRKFKDLIAGKGGTAVLVAPRVGGIPVKGGTLQADGLLAGSPSVLFDAIISILMPDQASKLAHDSAAVQWFMDAYAHCKTIAHCKGTQVILDRAGVEKDDGVVPLDAFEKVGVKRHWAREPKVRDLA, encoded by the coding sequence ATGCCGAAGGACACAAGTCCTACCCCGAGCGTCGATAACGGATTGCATGACCATCCCCCGGGCGCCGGGCATGTCAAAACAAAAGATACAGTCGCTCCAGGCGGCGAGCTTCATCAGACCATCGCGCATGATGGCGACCATTCTGATGGCGTCGCTCATCTGACTGACAATTTCGGCCACCGTCTCTCGGATAATGAAAACTCGCTGAAGGCAGGCAAGCGCGGGCCGACCCTGCTGGAAGATTTCATCCTCCGTGAGAAGATTTTCCACTTCGACCATGAACGCATTCCTGAGCGCATCGTCCATGCCAGAGGTTCGGGCGCGCATGGCGTGTTCGAATGCACCAAAGCCATCCCCGAGCTGACGAAAGCCTCGATCTTTCAGAAGGTCGGCACAACCTGCCCGGTCTTCACACGCATCTCCACGGTAGCGGGCGGCGCGGGTTCCGTTGATACCCCTCGCGATGTCCGTGGCTTTGCCGTCAAGTTCTACACGGACAGCGGCAACTGGGATCTGGTCGGCAACAATATTCCGGTCTTCTTCATTCAGGATGCCATCAAATTCCCGGATCTTGTCCACAGCGTGAAGATGGAAGCCGATCGAGGTTATCCTCAGGCCGCCTCCGCCCACGACACCTTCTGGGATTTCGTCAGCCTGATGCCGGAATCATTGCATACCGTCATGTGGGCCATGTCCGATCGCGGCATCCCCCGTTCCCTGCGCATGATCGAAGGATTTGGCGTCCACACCTTCCGTCTTGTGAACGAGAAGGGCGAAGGAAAATTCGTCAAATTTCACTGGAAACCTGTGCTTGGCATTGAGTCGACCACATGGGACGAGGCGGTCAAAATCGCCGGCGCCAATCCGGACTTCCACCGGCAGGATCTCTTTGAGTCGATCAGTCAGGGCGATTTCCCCGCGTGGGATCTGGGCGTGCAGGTGTTCGACGAGGCCTGGGCCGCCAAGCAGCCTTACGATGTTCTGGACGCCACAAAACTGATTCCGGAAGAGGATATTCCCGTCGAGATCATCGGCCGCATGACGCTCAACCGGAATGTGGACAATTTCTTCGCCGAGACCGAGCAGGCGGCTTTCATGCCGACCAACATCATTCCCGGCATCGACTTCTCCAATGATCCCTTGTTGCAGGGACGTCTGTTCTCCTATCTCGACACGCAGAAATCCCGTCTGGGAACAACCAACTTTCACCAGATCCCGATCAATGCGCCCAAATGTCCGTTCAGCAACTTCCAGCGCGACGGCATGATGCAGACTCTCGTGCCTGTCGGCCGCGCCAATTACGAACCGAACAGTCTGGCCGAAGCTGGAGAAACTGGTGGTCCCCGCGCCTGTCCTGAAACCGGTTTCAGGACCTTCGAGGAAAATGCAGAGGATAACGACCCCACCCGCAAGGTTCGTGTACGCCCGGAAACTTTCGCGGATCATTACAGCCAGCCCCGCATGTATTACCGCTCCCTCACGGAAAGCGAGCAGGCTCACACGGCGTCAGCCATCGTCTTCGAACTGTCGAAGGTCCAGCTCCCACACGTGCGGGAACGAGTGGTGGCGCAACTCCGCAATGTTGATGAATCTCTCGCCAAACGCATCGCTACCGGCCTTGCGATAGAACTGCCAGAGAAGGCAAAAGCCGCCAAGCCGCCAGTTGATCTGAAGATTTCAGATGCGCTCTCCATTCAGAAACAGGCGAAAAACACCCTGAAGGGCCGTCAGGTCGGAATTCTGTTTGCAGAAGGATCGGATCTCGCCGAAATCCGGAAATTCAAGGATCTGATTGCAGGAAAAGGCGGAACAGCCGTTCTCGTCGCTCCCAGGGTGGGAGGCATCCCGGTCAAGGGCGGCACGTTGCAGGCTGACGGACTGCTCGCGGGATCGCCTTCGGTGCTTTTCGATGCGATCATCTCCATCCTGATGCCCGATCAGGCCAGTAAACTGGCGCATGACTCCGCTGCGGTGCAATGGTTCATGGACGCTTATGCTCACTGCAAGACGATTGCTCATTGCAAAGGCACACAGGTGATCCTTGACCGGGCTGGTGTCGAAAAAGATGACGGTGTGGTCCCACTCGACGCGTTCGAGAAAGTCGGTGTGAAACGGCATTGGGCACGTGAACCGAAAGTTCGCGATCTGGCCTGA
- a CDS encoding glycosyltransferase family 25 protein, producing the protein MKPQTFVINLERRTDRKDAFFRNNPHMQHVDIFTAVDGWSLSRPDLVAQGVIAAENRYVEPALGVLMSHLKLWQHAVTHDCPVTVLEDDVILHHRFDSLTQQLMEQQDQFDFIAWGVNTDWPIRILPGEDMPEATLLFDRQAAYPDQNNLQTQPATPTLLRLNGFSGLCAYTVTPQAARRLIENILPVGNQPASVRYLKPGLGLESHKITWSNSGLDVELNRHTDSMAFFLGFPFLATPLNDWTTSSFTRKGHYIPDNVFI; encoded by the coding sequence ATGAAACCGCAGACATTCGTCATCAATCTCGAACGCCGGACAGATCGCAAGGACGCCTTCTTCCGCAACAATCCCCACATGCAACACGTTGACATCTTCACGGCTGTAGACGGCTGGTCGCTCTCCCGGCCTGATCTCGTGGCGCAAGGCGTGATCGCCGCCGAGAACCGTTATGTGGAACCGGCTCTCGGGGTGCTGATGTCTCACCTGAAGCTCTGGCAGCATGCCGTCACCCACGACTGTCCCGTGACGGTGCTGGAAGATGACGTCATTCTGCATCACAGATTTGACAGCCTGACACAGCAACTGATGGAACAGCAGGACCAGTTCGACTTCATAGCCTGGGGCGTGAACACCGACTGGCCCATCCGCATCCTTCCCGGTGAGGACATGCCCGAGGCCACGCTTCTTTTCGACAGGCAGGCCGCCTATCCGGATCAGAACAATCTGCAGACACAGCCTGCTACGCCCACCCTGCTTCGACTGAACGGTTTTTCAGGCCTCTGCGCCTATACCGTCACCCCTCAGGCTGCCAGAAGACTGATCGAGAACATATTGCCTGTTGGAAATCAGCCGGCCAGCGTGCGTTACCTGAAGCCCGGACTGGGTCTGGAATCACACAAGATAACCTGGTCCAACAGTGGACTTGACGTTGAATTGAATCGTCATACCGACAGCATGGCTTTCTTTCTGGGATTTCCGTTTCTGGCGACACCCCTGAATGACTGGACGACCTCTTCATTCACGCGCAAAGGCCACTACATTCCCGATAATGTGTTTATCTGA
- a CDS encoding NAD-dependent succinate-semialdehyde dehydrogenase → MSAYKTLNPTTGKVEKTFDEHTDAQMIARLEKAHGLWKEDWRHRSFEERRRIIKAAAEILRRDKEKHAALIATEMGKAIGESIGEIEFSADILDYYADNAQQFLAPRDIKTSCSRAQIISQSLGVIYCVEPWNYPYYQLARVAGPNLMAGNTVLVKHAPTVPQCALAFEQLFIEAGAPEGAYSNLFISNDQSEKLIERPEVCGVALTGSERAGSAVASQAGKALKKSTMELGGTDAFIVLEDADLDLTIQNAIFGRFENNGQVCTAAKRMIVHESIADEFTARLKSAISEFRYGDPLDKDSTHGPMSSENAMNLVLEQVDIAVKGGARLLTGGVRLNREGFFIQAGILTDITKDNPIFYREIFGPIASIYRVRDEEEAIALANDSPFGLGGSVYTKDTERGWRVAERIETGMVFINAMSGGGPEMPFGGIKNSGYGRELSEFGIEEFINRKLICIP, encoded by the coding sequence ATGTCTGCCTACAAGACACTCAACCCGACTACGGGCAAGGTCGAGAAGACTTTTGACGAGCATACCGACGCTCAGATGATTGCCAGACTGGAAAAGGCCCATGGCCTGTGGAAAGAGGATTGGCGTCACCGTTCCTTCGAAGAACGCCGCAGGATCATCAAGGCTGCCGCGGAGATCCTGCGCCGCGACAAGGAAAAGCACGCGGCCCTGATTGCGACCGAAATGGGCAAGGCGATCGGTGAATCCATCGGCGAGATAGAATTTTCAGCCGATATTCTCGATTATTATGCGGACAACGCCCAGCAGTTCCTCGCTCCCAGGGATATCAAGACATCCTGTAGCAGGGCTCAGATCATCAGCCAGTCTCTTGGCGTGATCTATTGTGTCGAGCCGTGGAATTACCCGTATTACCAGCTTGCCCGCGTGGCGGGGCCAAACCTCATGGCGGGCAACACGGTCCTCGTGAAACACGCACCGACAGTGCCGCAGTGTGCGCTGGCGTTCGAGCAGCTCTTCATTGAAGCAGGTGCTCCGGAGGGGGCTTACAGCAACCTGTTCATCAGCAACGATCAGTCGGAAAAGCTGATCGAGCGTCCGGAAGTCTGTGGCGTGGCCCTGACGGGCAGTGAGCGTGCGGGCAGCGCCGTAGCGTCTCAGGCCGGCAAGGCTCTGAAGAAGAGCACCATGGAGCTTGGCGGCACGGATGCCTTCATCGTGCTTGAAGATGCCGATCTGGACCTCACCATCCAGAACGCCATCTTCGGTCGCTTTGAGAATAACGGGCAGGTCTGCACCGCTGCAAAGCGCATGATCGTTCATGAGAGCATTGCCGACGAATTCACCGCGCGCCTGAAATCCGCCATCAGTGAGTTCCGTTATGGTGATCCGCTGGACAAGGACAGCACGCATGGTCCGATGAGCAGCGAAAACGCCATGAATCTCGTGCTGGAGCAGGTCGATATCGCTGTCAAAGGCGGCGCAAGGCTTCTGACCGGGGGCGTGCGTCTCAACCGCGAAGGGTTCTTTATTCAGGCCGGTATCCTGACCGATATCACGAAGGACAACCCGATCTTCTACAGGGAGATTTTCGGTCCGATCGCCTCAATCTACCGGGTGCGTGACGAGGAAGAGGCCATTGCCCTGGCCAATGACTCGCCGTTCGGACTGGGTGGTTCGGTCTACACGAAGGACACCGAGCGTGGCTGGCGTGTCGCCGAGCGAATCGAGACCGGCATGGTGTTCATCAATGCGATGAGTGGTGGCGGCCCGGAGATGCCGTTCGGCGGCATCAAGAACTCCGGCTATGGCCGGGAACTCTCGGAGTTCGGTATCGAGGAGTTCATCAACCGCAAGCTGATCTGCATTCCATAA
- a CDS encoding DciA family protein, with amino-acid sequence MKPARPARKSETGTAEAPRRSFKPRDLSSMIPTLTREAFRKRSPASVTLFIDWMQIVGESLGTRTEPRKLSAGTLTIACRGPVAIEIQHMQTALIDRINTWCGQRIVERLKMTQDFQPSSQTSGRPARRQTGHVPPVVIDDMPEGPLRDALEALGTRLAERNATRK; translated from the coding sequence ATGAAACCCGCACGGCCAGCACGCAAGAGCGAGACAGGCACAGCAGAGGCTCCACGTCGCTCTTTCAAGCCACGTGATCTGAGCAGTATGATCCCCACGCTGACACGGGAAGCCTTCCGCAAACGCTCTCCCGCAAGCGTGACGCTGTTCATCGACTGGATGCAGATTGTGGGGGAATCGCTCGGAACGCGAACCGAGCCGCGCAAACTGTCCGCAGGCACGCTGACCATTGCCTGCCGTGGTCCGGTGGCCATAGAAATCCAGCACATGCAGACTGCCCTCATCGACCGGATCAACACATGGTGCGGCCAGAGGATCGTTGAGCGGCTTAAAATGACCCAGGATTTCCAGCCCTCCAGCCAGACATCAGGCCGCCCCGCGCGCCGTCAGACAGGACATGTGCCGCCTGTCGTTATTGACGATATGCCGGAAGGGCCATTGCGGGATGCCCTTGAAGCGCTGGGGACCAGACTCGCCGAACGCAACGCCACCCGGAAATAG
- the mutY gene encoding A/G-specific adenine glycosylase, with translation MTPSDSDLLAWYDHNRRTLPWRALPGEVADPYHVWISEIMLQQTTVTAVIPYYHNFLERFPDIEALARAPLDEVLQAWSGLGYYSRARNLHRCAEELIRLGGFPRDVAGLQALPGIGAYTAAAIAAIAFGVPVVPVDGNVERISARIFAVRAPMPGARKQLAAKAVTLNSGPAAQNRPSDFAQALFDLGATLCVPRSPACVLCPWQKSCQARKLGIQAELPRKTPKAERPTRYGVHFLLMDETDQLLVRRRPPQGLLGGTIELPGPEWRETMWSADEVAEVAPFSDRVSDALRVPQWTIVGKVRHVFTHFTLLIDVYAAQVNMLPNPREEEGFPVALEKVGSLALSSLMRKCVETGVNGLDDYVS, from the coding sequence GTGACTCCCTCAGATTCAGATCTTCTCGCATGGTACGACCATAACCGCAGAACCCTGCCCTGGCGCGCCCTGCCCGGTGAGGTGGCGGATCCCTACCATGTCTGGATCAGCGAGATCATGTTGCAGCAGACGACGGTCACTGCGGTCATTCCCTATTATCACAATTTTCTCGAACGCTTTCCCGATATAGAAGCGCTTGCCCGCGCTCCACTGGATGAGGTGCTGCAGGCGTGGTCGGGTCTTGGCTATTACTCCCGTGCCCGGAATCTGCACCGCTGTGCGGAGGAACTGATTCGTCTGGGGGGATTTCCGCGTGATGTAGCCGGTCTGCAGGCGTTGCCGGGCATAGGTGCGTATACGGCGGCAGCCATAGCGGCTATCGCCTTCGGTGTCCCGGTTGTGCCTGTCGACGGGAATGTGGAGCGGATTTCAGCCCGTATTTTTGCGGTGCGGGCGCCGATGCCGGGCGCAAGGAAGCAACTGGCGGCAAAAGCCGTGACGCTCAATTCTGGTCCGGCCGCGCAGAACCGACCGTCCGATTTCGCGCAGGCCCTGTTTGATCTCGGCGCGACACTCTGCGTGCCGCGCTCTCCTGCCTGCGTGCTCTGCCCCTGGCAGAAATCCTGTCAGGCCCGGAAGCTTGGCATACAGGCGGAACTGCCAAGAAAAACGCCGAAGGCTGAGCGTCCCACCCGCTATGGCGTGCATTTTCTGCTGATGGATGAGACAGACCAGCTTCTGGTCAGACGGCGTCCGCCTCAGGGGCTGCTGGGAGGAACGATAGAGCTGCCAGGGCCGGAATGGCGGGAGACAATGTGGAGCGCGGATGAAGTGGCGGAGGTTGCGCCTTTTTCTGATCGTGTTTCCGATGCGCTTCGCGTTCCACAATGGACGATTGTCGGTAAGGTCAGGCACGTCTTTACGCATTTTACACTGCTGATTGATGTGTATGCGGCTCAGGTGAACATGCTGCCCAATCCGCGCGAAGAGGAAGGTTTTCCTGTCGCGCTTGAAAAGGTAGGCAGCCTTGCGCTTTCTTCTCTCATGCGGAAATGCGTGGAAACTGGTGTAAACGGGTTGGACGATTACGTTTCCTGA
- the hemH gene encoding ferrochelatase has protein sequence MAFIHVPSKKETAAPMGRGRIGVLLTNLGTPDDTSFGAVRRYLSEFLSDQRVIEANPAIWQPILQGVVLTVRPGRSGKAYKRIWNEEQNESPLRTYTRGQAEQLAGRFHADGVRVSWGMRYGSPSVAEAATELMRDGCDRILFMPLYPQYSATTTATANDQLFRFLMTVRRQPAIRTLPAFADDPVYIRALAETLQLSLSGLSERPQMIVTSFHGLPNEYVAKGDPYREDCERTVMALRAALAMSDEDMPLTFQSRFGPAKWLEPYTAPFVAGLPAKGITRVAIITPGFMADCIETLDELGNELRDEFMAAGGEELTLVPCLNTCPQAIDLLEHLARVELQGWMEF, from the coding sequence ATGGCCTTTATTCACGTCCCATCCAAAAAAGAAACCGCCGCTCCGATGGGGCGAGGGCGCATTGGGGTGCTGCTCACCAATCTGGGGACGCCGGATGACACCAGCTTTGGCGCTGTGCGTCGCTATCTGTCGGAATTTCTCTCTGATCAGCGCGTGATCGAGGCCAATCCTGCCATCTGGCAGCCGATATTGCAGGGTGTGGTTCTGACGGTCCGGCCCGGTCGGAGCGGCAAGGCTTACAAGCGGATCTGGAACGAAGAACAGAACGAAAGTCCTCTGCGCACTTACACACGGGGACAGGCTGAACAGCTTGCCGGGCGGTTTCACGCGGATGGAGTCAGGGTCAGCTGGGGTATGCGGTATGGCTCGCCGTCCGTGGCGGAGGCTGCAACGGAACTGATGCGTGACGGGTGTGACCGCATCCTTTTCATGCCGCTTTATCCGCAGTACAGCGCGACGACGACCGCCACGGCCAATGATCAGCTGTTTCGTTTTCTGATGACAGTGCGGCGGCAGCCGGCCATTCGCACGCTCCCGGCGTTTGCGGATGACCCTGTTTATATCAGGGCTCTTGCCGAGACATTGCAGCTTTCCCTGTCAGGGTTGTCTGAACGGCCACAGATGATCGTGACGTCTTTTCACGGGTTGCCGAACGAGTATGTCGCCAAAGGCGATCCCTATCGGGAGGACTGTGAACGGACTGTCATGGCCTTGCGTGCGGCTCTGGCGATGTCTGATGAAGACATGCCGCTGACGTTTCAGTCGCGTTTTGGGCCGGCGAAATGGCTGGAGCCTTATACGGCTCCGTTTGTGGCGGGACTCCCTGCCAAGGGCATTACGCGTGTTGCCATTATCACGCCCGGCTTTATGGCGGACTGTATTGAAACACTGGATGAACTTGGCAATGAATTGCGAGATGAGTTCATGGCCGCAGGAGGGGAAGAGCTCACGCTTGTTCCCTGTCTGAACACCTGTCCACAAGCCATTGACCTGCTCGAACATCTGGCCCGCGTGGAGTTGCAGGGGTGGATGGAGTTCTGA
- a CDS encoding CbtA family protein, translating into MPGTAYGGPFSLAFTVVYGRIWIGHPSPRADTLLIAIACFIIMALPPDLKRPPNPPAVGNPETISLLTDVYFETILLSACCTVISILTARLLVKRSET; encoded by the coding sequence ATGCCTGGCACAGCTTATGGAGGCCCGTTCTCACTCGCTTTCACCGTGGTTTATGGACGGATTTGGATTGGGCATCCCTCTCCCCGTGCCGACACCCTGCTCATTGCCATTGCCTGTTTCATCATCATGGCACTGCCACCAGATCTGAAGCGTCCACCCAACCCACCTGCCGTCGGCAATCCAGAAACAATCAGCCTGCTTACCGATGTCTATTTCGAGACGATCCTGTTGTCTGCCTGCTGTACCGTAATTTCAATTCTGACAGCCAGGCTACTCGTCAAAAGATCTGAAACATGA
- a CDS encoding DUF1636 domain-containing protein, with product MNDLPARTPEESQVERPALHICVTCLRPDPDGVPLGRTLYETLCDRADAGHVILQPVLCLAACGSGCTATISMPGKWAWLLGHLDPAKADDLLTYAGLYAASKTGAVMPSKRPSSLNDMILGRFPALLPTSQEPT from the coding sequence ATGAATGATCTGCCTGCCAGAACGCCCGAAGAGTCACAGGTGGAACGCCCTGCTCTTCATATCTGTGTGACATGCCTCCGTCCTGACCCGGACGGCGTGCCGCTTGGGCGCACCCTTTATGAGACATTATGCGACAGGGCCGACGCGGGGCACGTGATCCTGCAGCCGGTCCTGTGTCTGGCCGCCTGTGGCAGTGGCTGCACGGCGACCATCTCCATGCCAGGAAAATGGGCCTGGCTGCTTGGCCATCTTGATCCCGCAAAAGCCGATGATCTGCTGACCTACGCAGGCCTTTATGCGGCGTCGAAAACCGGCGCAGTCATGCCGTCCAAACGTCCTTCCTCCCTGAACGACATGATTCTGGGCCGTTTTCCAGCCCTGCTTCCCACATCACAGGAGCCGACATGA
- the cobW gene encoding cobalamin biosynthesis protein CobW, whose amino-acid sequence MNSIAPTSTPAIGVKIPVTVITGFLGAGKTTLLRNLLSQAHGRRIAVVVNEFGSLGIDGETLRSCGIEGCPDEDIVELTNGCLCCTVADDFLPTMRALIDRPQPPEHIVIETSGLALPKPLLKAFGWPDIRTRMTVDGVITLVDTPAVAAGRFADDPEAIAAQQAADPSLDHDNPLAEVFEDQLLSADLVVLNKTDLLDEAELEAVEAEITALLPLKRVMLRAVEGRLDPAVLLGLEAGAEDDLTARPSHHDGADEHEHDDFDSFVVAVPEQISADAFVKRLTEVAVQFDILRLKGFAAVKGKAMRLAVQGVGGRMRYVFDKPLTGDDRTGRLVVIGQKGLDCQAIEATLQAV is encoded by the coding sequence ATGAATTCCATAGCCCCAACGTCCACACCTGCCATCGGTGTAAAGATTCCTGTCACCGTGATCACCGGTTTTCTGGGAGCAGGCAAGACCACTCTGCTGCGGAATCTCCTTTCGCAGGCGCACGGACGGCGGATCGCCGTCGTGGTCAATGAATTCGGTTCGTTGGGGATCGATGGCGAAACCCTGCGCTCCTGCGGCATTGAAGGTTGCCCGGATGAGGACATTGTCGAACTCACCAATGGCTGCCTGTGCTGCACCGTTGCGGACGATTTCCTGCCGACCATGCGCGCGCTGATCGATCGCCCGCAGCCGCCTGAGCACATCGTCATCGAAACATCGGGTCTCGCCCTGCCGAAGCCACTGCTCAAGGCGTTCGGCTGGCCGGATATCCGCACACGAATGACTGTGGACGGCGTCATCACGCTGGTCGACACACCAGCCGTCGCGGCGGGGCGTTTTGCTGATGACCCGGAGGCGATTGCCGCCCAGCAGGCAGCTGACCCTTCTCTCGATCACGACAATCCGCTGGCGGAAGTGTTTGAGGATCAGCTCCTCTCTGCCGATCTGGTGGTGCTGAACAAGACAGATCTGCTGGACGAGGCAGAACTGGAAGCCGTGGAAGCGGAGATCACCGCGCTGTTGCCACTTAAGCGGGTGATGCTGCGTGCCGTGGAGGGCAGGCTTGATCCGGCCGTGCTGCTTGGACTTGAAGCCGGTGCGGAAGATGATCTCACGGCGCGCCCGTCTCATCATGATGGTGCGGACGAGCATGAGCATGATGATTTCGACTCGTTTGTCGTCGCCGTCCCCGAGCAGATCAGCGCGGATGCCTTTGTGAAGCGTCTGACGGAAGTGGCGGTCCAGTTCGATATCCTGCGTCTCAAGGGTTTTGCTGCCGTAAAAGGTAAGGCGATGCGACTGGCGGTGCAGGGTGTGGGAGGGCGGATGCGCTACGTCTTCGACAAGCCGCTGACCGGCGACGACCGTACGGGGCGCCTCGTCGTCATTGGCCAGAAAGGGCTGGATTGTCAGGCCATCGAAGCGACCTTGCAGGCGGTCTGA